Proteins encoded in a region of the Carassius carassius chromosome 49, fCarCar2.1, whole genome shotgun sequence genome:
- the LOC132132698 gene encoding C3a anaphylatoxin chemotactic receptor-like, with the protein MEDYYFILEYPMRVISLVFFYLTLILGVPGNAFVVYVAGLKMKRTVNTVGFLNLAIADLLCCLSTLYYVIESKFNEHWPYGSIMCKIFHFVLHITMFASVFTLNLISLDRFTLVITPVWAQNHRSLFMARLSCAGAWILALILSLPFMILREIKTVNNNTYCLHYQRDIDRYYFKMYRRISVIRFVFGFLVPLMCITTCYGFIARKLGRSHFHSGRAFRIMLAVIVAFFLCWLPYHIVDLIIMYGEDSSSLVALAVDPLAVSLAYFNSCLNPILYAFMGHDFKSNVKLSLRRVFERVFSEEGTQMTQTTQSQQTHSL; encoded by the coding sequence ATGGaggattattatttcattttggaATATCCGATGAGAGTGATTTCTCTGGTCTTCTTCTACCTGACCTTGATCCTCGGTGTTCCTGGAAATGCCTTTGTCGTGTATGTTGCTGGATTGAAGATGAAGAGGACTGTTAATACAGTAGGGTTTCTGAATCTAGCGATTGCTGACCTCTTGTGCTGCCTTTCCACTCTTTACTATGTGATCGAGAGCAAATTTAATGAACACTGGCCGTACGGATCCATCATGTGCAAGATTTTCCACTTCGTTCTGCACATCACCATGTTTGCCAGCGTTTTCACCTTGAACTTGATTAGTCTGGATCGATTTACTCTGGTGATCACACCGGTTTGGGCTCAGAATCATCGCAGCTTGTTCATGGCACGACTGTCCTGTGCAGGGGCCTGGATTCTGGCTTTAATTCTCAGTCTGCCTTTTATGATTTTAAGAGagattaaaacagtaaataataacACATACTGCCTGCATTATCAACGAGATATAGACAGATACTATTTTAAGATGTATAGAAGGATAAGCGTCATCAGATTTGTGTTTGGCTTTTTGGTTCCTCTCATGTGCATCACAACATGCTACGGATTCATCGCACGCAAGTTAGGCAGGAGTCATTTTCACTCTGGACGAGCGTTTCGCATCATGCTGGCTGTAATTGTGGCCTTTTTTCTGTGCTGGCTGCCGTATCACATAGTGGATTTGATAATAATGTACGGAGAAGACTCAAGTTCCTTGGTAGCTTTGGCAGTGGATCCCCTGGCTGTCTCTTTGGCGTATTTCAACAGCTGTCTGAACCCCATTCTGTATGCTTTCATGGGGCATGATTTTAAGAGCAATGTTAAACTTTCTCTAAGACGTGTTTTTGAAAGAGTTTTCTCTGAGGAGGGAACACAAATGACACAAACCACCCAGTCACAGCAAACCCACTCACTGTAG